The window TTATTACTCTGCGTGAGCATCCTTTTTCAGTTCCTCTTCAGCACGTTTTTTCATTTCCGCTGAAGTTTTGGGGTTAGCTATTATCTGTTTCAGCTGCGCATCAGCATCTTCATGCTTATGCAGGTAGTATTTCTTCACAATAGCGGCATTGAATCCAGCCATAGAATCATCCGGTTCAATCGCAACGATTTTATCAAAAACGGTTGCGGCCTGCTCAAACTGCTCAGCCTGATAGTAACACATGCCCAGTCCCATCAGGGCCTGCACATTTTCCGGTTCAACGCTGACCACTTTCTCGAAGAATGTCTGCGCACGGCCATAGGCCCGGATCATCATAAAAGAATTGGCAAGCTCGAGCTGGATTTCCAAGTTGTCCGGTTCTTTGCCCATTTGTTCCATGAGTGCACGTACATTCTTCATAGCATCTTCACTCATGCCCTCTCCCATACCGCCGGACATTCCGCCGCCTTTACTCTGCTGCTGGAATTCAACCTTATTGCCGGGATGGCTCATGCGGTAAGTCAGCGAGGAAATAAACAAGGCTACGAGAGCCAAGCCCAGAAGCCAGACGACGGCTTTCTGTCCGCCGCTAAGTGTAAAATCCTTTAATGATTTACTTGTCATTATCGAGCATCTCCATCTGTCTGATACGGCGGTCCATGGATGCACCCTTAGCCGCGATAAATGCCAGATAACCGGCAATCACGGTCCACACAGCAATATTTGCAATCAGAAGGTAAGTTTCACTACTCATTATATATACTCCTTGCCTTCGGCGACCCTCCGGGGGCTTAAACCCTTTGGAAAGGGTCTAAGAAACCCAAACTTTTTTAGTAGGGCTTCGCCGTTTTATATGGCAATTTGTCAGTTAATCTTGATCCCAGACCATGCGGGCATCGAGTTTACCCGAGAGCCTGACCTGACGATAACGCACCGCCAGCAGAACCAGCCAGAACAGACCGAATGCCGCCAGATTGACCATCAGTGTGGTCAACATTTCAGGCTCCATTCCGCCGCCCTTTGCACCGAGCACATTGGGATGCACACTTCTCCAAAGTCGCGCAGAGTAAAAAACGAGAGGGACATCTACAAATGCGACAACTCCGAGAACCGCACAAACAAGGGAACGACGTTCAGCCGACATAGGTGAAGTCCTGAGCACAAGATACGCTGCGTAAACAAACCACATAATTAATGTGGTGGTCAGCCTCGGGTCCCATGTCCACCAGACATTCCACGCCGCCCTGCCCCAAAGGGAACCGGTAACAAGGGCCAGTCCGCTGAAAACAACTCCGATCTCAGCGGCAGCCCCGGCAATGTAATCAAACTTGATATCACGTTTCAGCAAATACGCCGCACTGGCAACAAAAACCACGAAAAAACTGATCATGGCCCAAGCCGCCATTGGCATGTGGACATAAAAAATCTTCTGGACCAGCCCCATAGTCATTTCAACGGGTGCGTACATCCAGATGAGATATTGTCCGGCACAAAGTGCTATACCGGCCAGCAGTGCCGCGATTGCAAGATTCATTTACAAGCTCCGTAATAACTATATTTAACGGCGTGCCTACTGCTCGCCGCTGTATACAAAAGGAAAAAGGATCAGGCCTGCACCACTGAACAAAGCCGAAGCGGAAACAATAATCCCCATCCACGAACTCTGATCCATAATGTTAACCCCGGAAAACACCGAAGTCAGCAATTGTATTGCTCCCAGCAGGATGGGCAGCATCAGGGGAAAAAGAATCACCGAAAGCAGGGATTCCCGTGCGGCCTGTCCCTGAGAGATTGCACCGAGCAATGCCCCAAGGGCGACCAGCCCCCAATCCGCAGCCAGCAGGGTTGCAGCAAAAACTGCAAATGATCCCTTCATATCCTGACCGAGAAATACAATTGTAGCCGGGAGAAAAACAAGTTGCGAGCAAAGCAGCAACCCGAACCCGGCAAGACCTTTTCCGAACCAGACAGCGTGCAGGGGAACAGGCGATGAAAGCAGTCCCAAGCGCGCTTCATTTGATTCTTCCATTGAAAACAAAGTATTGAAAACCAAAACAAGACCGAAAGACGAGGCCAGCCAGAATATGGCTGAAGCTGCCTGCGGTTCAACCAGCTGCCCAGCGGGACGCGATAAGCTGAACACAAAGATCAGCAGTAATCCCAGCAAAACCGCCTGTGTAAGCCCCTGCCCTCCGCCTATGGAAAGGCGCAGGTCTTTGGCCGCAATGACCAGTCCACGCTTAAGCATTCTCCCCTCCCAATATGGTTTCAGGGTCGAATTCAGAAGCAGCCCCAAGATAAGCCATCCTGCGCCCGGCAAGTCCGAGGACCCGGTCCGCAAGTGAAGTATCATGGTTCACATCATGACTGATCCAGACAATGGCGGTTCCACGGTCGCGCATGGCCACAACTTCATCACGCAAAAGCGTAAGCGAAGCCTGATCAAGCCCTGTTCCCGGCTCATCCAAAAAAAGAAGATCCGGATTCACAAGGAAAACGCGGGCCAGATTCAAACGCTGAGCCATACCTCTTGAGTATGAACCGGCCTGTTCTTCAGCAGCTTTCTCCAACTCCACCCGCTTTAGCAAAGTCGTCAGCTCTTCACGGGAAGGAGAAAGGCCGTACATAGAAGCCCAGAATGAAAGGTTCGCCAATCCGCTGAGACGCGGATAAATAAAGGTGGAATGTCCCAGATAAGCGGTTTTTTCCGGCTCCGTCAAAATCTCCGCGCCCCCGGCTGAAGGCCGTGAAAGCCCGGACATGATCTTGAGCAGAGTGGTTTTCCCCGCGCCGTTGCGCCCGACTACGAGAAGAATCTCCCCGCGCAATACGTCGCAACTGACATCCTTAAAGATCAGCCTTGTTCCGAAGAACTTAGCCGCCTTTCTAATCTTAAGAGCTACACTTTCATTCTCAGCCACTTCAGTCCGCCTAAGTCAGTTTCGGTTTTCTAAAAGCCATGAATCCAAAGAGACACATCAAAGTGCCACCGATCCACATCCAGTTAATAAGCGGATTAAGGCTCATCTTAAGCGTCGCATTACCTTCAGCATCCACGCTCAGCAAAGTTGCGTATATTTCGCTGCCGAGACTTGGGATAACCGAAACTTCAGCAAAAGGCTGATCAAAGTTACGATAAAGTCTGCGTTCAGGCGCGAGCAGACCGACAGGTTTGCCGTTCTGCGTGACTTCCACGATTGCGGCTATTTTCGCCATTTCGGGAGTCTGCCCTTCAGCCAGTTTTTTAAAAGTCATTGTGTAGGAGCCGAGCTGGACGGATTCGCCCTGCTTAACCACATACTCATGCTCAACTTTATTCGGACCGGACCAGGCCACGCCGAGGAAAACAAGAGCCATCCCGAAGTGCAGTCCGTAAACACCGATCATGGAACGAACTTTGCGCAGCTGGGGGATAAAAGCAAAAACGCCGATAATCCCGACCAGAGAAGCAATGGCCGCAGCACTGGTAATCAGGCCCAGAGGATTGTGAAGGCCGCAGGCATAACTGATGGCACCGCCGCCGATGAAAGCACCGCCCACAAGGTACAGACCGCGCTTATCAAAAATACCCTCTTTCCAGTTATACCACGGGCAAACCGTAAAAATAAGGATGATCAAGCTGAACAGGGGCAGACAAACGCGGTTATAAAACCGTGCATCAAGCCCGATGGGGTTCGCGCTCCACATCTTGCTGATCACCGGCCACATGGTTCCCAGACCGACCACAAGGCCGAGGCCGAGAAAAGCCCATGCCGCTATGACAAGCATGCCCTGCCTGCTGTTCAAACCGGAAAGAGTCCTGGATTCAGGACGAGGACCGGCAACAAGAACAAACACGATCATAGCAAGAAAGGAAAGCTGGAAAAGCAGAAGCGGCAATGCCACGCCATTTTCACCATAGGCATGCAGGGACTGCACGACACCGGAACGAACCAGATAAGTGGCAAAGATGCAGAGCAGCAGGGTCAACGCCATAAGGAAAACATTAGTCCTATGCAGGGCCTTGCGCTTGATCTGAATGATGGCGGTATGCATGAAAGCGGAAGCACTAAGCCACGGAATAAGAGATGCATTTTCCACGGGGTCCCATGCCCAGTAACCGCCCCAGCCGAGTTCCATGTAAGACCACCAGCAACCGAGAACGATTCCGGCAGTCAGGAAAATCCAGGCCAGAATATTCCAGTTACGTGAAAAGGAAACCCATGATTTAACTTCACCGGAAAGGTACGCTGCAAGAGCAAGGGCCGCAGTACTTGTAAACCCTGCATAGCCGAGGAAAAGCAGCGGCGGATGAAAAATCATTCCGGGGTTACGCAGCAGCGGGTTCATGCCCCGCCCGTCCGCAGGTGTTGGCACCAGTTCCATAAAAGGATTGGACCAGCTTGTTAAAAGGAGCAGGAAAAAAGCCTGCACCACCATATAAAACAGCCAGTAATAAAGTCTTGTTTTTTCTGAAAATTCCTTAAAGAGCGGAAGTTTCGCAAAAATGACTCCCATAACAGCAAT is drawn from Desulfovibrio sp. JC022 and contains these coding sequences:
- a CDS encoding tetratricopeptide repeat protein, producing the protein MTSKSLKDFTLSGGQKAVVWLLGLALVALFISSLTYRMSHPGNKVEFQQQSKGGGMSGGMGEGMSEDAMKNVRALMEQMGKEPDNLEIQLELANSFMMIRAYGRAQTFFEKVVSVEPENVQALMGLGMCYYQAEQFEQAATVFDKIVAIEPDDSMAGFNAAIVKKYYLHKHEDADAQLKQIIANPKTSAEMKKRAEEELKKDAHAE
- a CDS encoding CcmD family protein; the protein is MSSETYLLIANIAVWTVIAGYLAFIAAKGASMDRRIRQMEMLDNDK
- the ccsA gene encoding cytochrome c biogenesis protein CcsA produces the protein MNLAIAALLAGIALCAGQYLIWMYAPVEMTMGLVQKIFYVHMPMAAWAMISFFVVFVASAAYLLKRDIKFDYIAGAAAEIGVVFSGLALVTGSLWGRAAWNVWWTWDPRLTTTLIMWFVYAAYLVLRTSPMSAERRSLVCAVLGVVAFVDVPLVFYSARLWRSVHPNVLGAKGGGMEPEMLTTLMVNLAAFGLFWLVLLAVRYRQVRLSGKLDARMVWDQD
- a CDS encoding heme exporter protein CcmB, with translation MLKRGLVIAAKDLRLSIGGGQGLTQAVLLGLLLIFVFSLSRPAGQLVEPQAASAIFWLASSFGLVLVFNTLFSMEESNEARLGLLSSPVPLHAVWFGKGLAGFGLLLCSQLVFLPATIVFLGQDMKGSFAVFAATLLAADWGLVALGALLGAISQGQAARESLLSVILFPLMLPILLGAIQLLTSVFSGVNIMDQSSWMGIIVSASALFSGAGLILFPFVYSGEQ
- a CDS encoding ABC transporter ATP-binding protein — its product is MAENESVALKIRKAAKFFGTRLIFKDVSCDVLRGEILLVVGRNGAGKTTLLKIMSGLSRPSAGGAEILTEPEKTAYLGHSTFIYPRLSGLANLSFWASMYGLSPSREELTTLLKRVELEKAAEEQAGSYSRGMAQRLNLARVFLVNPDLLFLDEPGTGLDQASLTLLRDEVVAMRDRGTAIVWISHDVNHDTSLADRVLGLAGRRMAYLGAASEFDPETILGGENA
- a CDS encoding heme lyase CcmF/NrfE family subunit; the encoded protein is MQLFANLLLLIALLVALGAGAYACLALLTGKRSVLELIDKANIAIAGLVVGASFILTVALVNRDYSFKYIYEYVDNTLPIFYTLTAFWAGADGSLLFWMLSIAVMGVIFAKLPLFKEFSEKTRLYYWLFYMVVQAFFLLLLTSWSNPFMELVPTPADGRGMNPLLRNPGMIFHPPLLFLGYAGFTSTAALALAAYLSGEVKSWVSFSRNWNILAWIFLTAGIVLGCWWSYMELGWGGYWAWDPVENASLIPWLSASAFMHTAIIQIKRKALHRTNVFLMALTLLLCIFATYLVRSGVVQSLHAYGENGVALPLLLFQLSFLAMIVFVLVAGPRPESRTLSGLNSRQGMLVIAAWAFLGLGLVVGLGTMWPVISKMWSANPIGLDARFYNRVCLPLFSLIILIFTVCPWYNWKEGIFDKRGLYLVGGAFIGGGAISYACGLHNPLGLITSAAAIASLVGIIGVFAFIPQLRKVRSMIGVYGLHFGMALVFLGVAWSGPNKVEHEYVVKQGESVQLGSYTMTFKKLAEGQTPEMAKIAAIVEVTQNGKPVGLLAPERRLYRNFDQPFAEVSVIPSLGSEIYATLLSVDAEGNATLKMSLNPLINWMWIGGTLMCLFGFMAFRKPKLT